A segment of the Panicum hallii strain FIL2 chromosome 1, PHallii_v3.1, whole genome shotgun sequence genome:
GCAAAAGCCAGAACATAGATATTTCTTCCTTCAAAAAAGTACTGGGACAAGCAACGACACTCTCGAGTGAACAACCGGGATCAATTAAGTACTCCAAGAAAATGATGTGCGACCAAATAGTCTGGGGATCGGTTGACAGCGCAATCATAGCAAAGTCCGGCTAATTGTTTTTTCAGACCAAAtagatttttatttttttcgaaAGACCAATTAGATTTCGGAGAGACCAGCTCGGTGCTTGGACTTTGCGAAACCCCCCATTCACACTTCCACCAACTACCCAATGAtaacgctggttatttaacgGCCGTTAGCCGCGCTAATGGGCTCCAGCCAAGGCCGCTTGCGGTGGGCCCGGCTGCCGGCGCACCTGgcttctttttcttccttttcaGCGGGCCGCACGATAATAAAACAAAAGGAAACGAAACGAAAGAAAGAATCTACTACACAAGCCCATCCGTAGCGTGCGTGAGGCCCATCAAGATATGCACCGCGCAGCCCATGGCGCTCGGATTCGCGATGGCAATACGAGCCCAAAGCCCGTCAAGCCGAATGAAGAGTTTTATGAAGAGTTGCACTTGCAAGCCTGCAGCAGCAGCTGTCTTTTCGTTCGGCGTCTCCGCGGTCAGCACCACGCGCACTCTCGTATTTCTCGGCCGTTGCCGGCCGGAGCCCGGAGGCATATGCTAAGGCTCTGCCGCCTACGCCTCCCTCGCTCGTCTCCTCTTCCTTCTCTCGTCTATCTCCCCGCGATCACCCGTCTCCATAACTGAAGATCCAAGCACCAGGTAACTaagcgctctctctctctctctctctctctctctctctctgtgtgtgtgtgtgtgtgtgtgtgtgtgtgtgtgtgtgtgcagaAGAAGCAATCCATGGATGGACCATGTCCGGAGCAATTATGCCTTCTTGTTGATCTGGATTCGCTCAAGTTAGTGCCATGATCAAGAAGAGGAGCAGTTGctcctctgtttttttttctcaGTAAGAAAACGGAGCGGTTGCTCGACACAGCATGCTTGCACGGTAGTTACTCCATGAATTATGCTTTCCATAGTGATCCAACTTTGGTGGTGACCTTTGGCGAACTCTTAATTTATAGGCTTTCAGTATGTGTTTTTAGCTTTTCTTTTTAGATTTTTAGATGATAGATCATATATTTCCGGCTTCAGAGGAATCTCCTTGTGGAGAATGCAAGGGATAAAAAATTACTAGTTTACTAGTTTAGGCAGGTTTGCCACAAAGGAAAACATATAAGCAAATATGGTTGCCTGAGAACATCGTCCTGTACATTTTCTGACCAAAGACAAAAGTCGGAATTGCCGCCCACGCGTCCGATGGAAGTCTGCAAGAACCGGCGACACTCGCAGGACTTGACTGGGCCGCCTGGTCCGGCACGGCGCACTCTTACCTTTGACAGCTACAGACTAGAACTTTTCTGAACATTGGCCAAAGACCGCTGGTTTTGATTTTTGAAATGGTCAGCCATAGAGATGGCCGGCAACTTCCTTTCGCTTTCAGTTCGTGACTGTTCCCCAGTCTATGTACGTGCTAGGATTTCAACTGAATCACTATTCGGTTGAATTTGTATTTTTCTGTTCTTGGGGTGCCCTGAAATGTCATTGCTTAAACTAGTATGCTTGAATTCTATAACAGAACTGGAGGGTAACATCCAGTGCACTGGCAGGTTCTATCCGGCTTGGACCTTGACCAGAAGGGAAGGATGATAAAGACTACAGGGCTGCTAATATCCCATTGAAGCCAAGGACCAAGGTATGTTCTGACTCCGTGATCGCCACAGCACCAGGGGGAAAAAAGGCAACAAATTTACCAAAGATGTGGATGACAAATAAGCTCGCCATTACAGTTTCAATCGCCGCCTTCTCTCTGGTGATCGTGCGGTATTGGATAGTGAGCAGCCCACCTTCAGGGATATCTCGGTATCAAATCCTCGACGCCAATCCCCTCGAATGGTTCAATAGGCCAGTGGAAGCAAAAGAAACCATTCCAggagtagcagcagcagcagcagcagcagatgcTTCAACTTCAAACAGCTCGGATTTTGGGAGCTCCTCTCCCGAAGTGTTTCAGTGGCTAGACACATGGAATCAGATGAAGCAGCTATCCAACATCACCAATGGCCTTCCTCATGCAAGCGAGGCGATCAACGATGGAAGAACTGCATGGGAGAACTTGACAACATCAGCTCACAATGCAAGGTATCAGCACAGAGAAAAAGAGAGGCTGTGCCCATACTCGATTCACAGAATGGACGCTTCCAAGTCGGAGACTGATTCTTTCACCATTGATGTACCTTGTGGGCTGATTGTTGGTTCTTCGATGACTCTTATAGGCACTCCTGGAGTCCTCTCTGGTAACTTTTGGATTGATCTTGTCGGGACAGCACTTCCAGGGGAGTCTGAAAAGCCTACTGTACTTCAGTACAATGTCCGTCTAAATGGTGATAAAATTACTAAAGATCCAGTCATAGTGCAGAATACATTCACTGCGAACAATGGCTGGGGGGTCGAGGATCGCTGCCCCAGCACTAACTCTAACAATGCAACCGAAGGTACTTCAAACTTCTCTCTTGCAAACAAGAGCTATTACCGTGCTTTGCACACTACTAATGCATCATCGTCTACAGTGGACGATTTGGAGAGATGTAATGCAATGGTGGGCAGAGAAGGCAGGGACATAATGAACTCAAAACATCATACGGCTGCCAAGAAACATGGAGAACCAAGCACATATTTTCCATTTAAACAGGGGTATCTTGCTATTGCAACGCTCCGTGTAGGATCGGAGGGGATCCATATGACAGTTGATGGAAAACACATCACTTCATTCGCATATAGAGCGGTAACTTTCTTACATGTGGatcatgaaaaaaaaaatctgataTAAGACCAATCCTAACGAACTGGTGCTTCTGTTACTAGGGTCTGGAACCTTGGTTTGTTACTGAAGTAAGAATTTCTGGTGATTTCAAACTTGTAAGTGCGATTGCAAGCGGCTTGCCCACATCAGAAGACTTGGAGAACTCTAATATTGAAATGCTGAAGTCATCACCTATTCCAGCCGGCAAAGATGTAGACCTTCTGATTGGCATATTTTCAACAGCAAACAACTTCAAGCGCAGGATGGTAATTCGAAGGACATGGATGCAATATGATGCTGTGCGCCAAGGAGCAGTAGCAGTACGGTTTTTTGTTGGCCTGGTAAAACACTAAGAAATTAAGTTTAATATATAGTAAACTAGCAAGAGTTATCTACCAGACTAAGATTACTTCTCTTTTTTTTATATGAAGCATACGAACCTCATGGTAAACGAAGAACTCTGGAACGAGGCACGCACATATGGTGACATCCAGGTATTGCCCTTCGTAGATTACTACAGCCTGATAACATGGAAGACACTAGCAATATGCATCTATGGGGTAAACACTATCATCACAAAGTTACACTTCCCCATTCCCTGCTTCTCGTGTTTCATTGTGCTTAACTGTGTTTTGTGTGACCAGACCAGTACTGTATCAGCCAAGTATGTGATGAAAACGGATGATGATGCTTTTGTCCGCGTAGATGAGATCCGATCCACAATAAAACAGCTTAATGTCAGCAATGGGCTACTTTATGGTCGCATAAATTCTGACTCAAGTCCCCACAGAAATCCAGAAAGCAAATGGTACATAAGCCAAGAGGTAAATTATTCACATATAAAAGGCTCCTCCCTAAAGAAGTAAAATAAAAAACAATTATTGTAATCCTTTTCGATCTGAATTTCTGAGTCAGTGAAATAATGTAGTTGCTGAAGAGCATTTATTTATGCAAGTTTATTTGAACCATGCTGCTCCTATAACAGAAACACAAGGGGTTCTCATACAAGTTATTGTTAATACCATCACCCATAAGTGTAAATGCTAACATTTCTATTGTGTTCTGCAGGAGTGGCCTGAAGAGAAATACCCACCATGGGCTCACGGACCAGGATATGTGGTCTCCCAAGACATTGCAAGGGAAATCAACAGTTGGTATAAAGCAAGCCAATTAAAGGTATGTCTATTCAAGTGCAAATATAATATGTGACTTATACAACCATATGGGAAACTAGCTTACTGAAGATCCCTCAGGCAACAAAACAAACCATCTAAAGGCATACTTGTTTGCATACCAAAATTGAGCTGCACTATGTCTAGTAAACAAAAGCTACCTCACGTAAGAGAAACTCAAGTTATAAACTTATAAACAAGTGATTGAAAGTAACCCGGTTCAGAAAGCAAATATAAGCAGGGAATCCTAGTAAAGTCCAGACAAGCTGCCCACATTTTAGCTCGCTGTTTCTCAAAATCTTCTGCTTGAATATCACAGCAAGTGCCAATTCACTCCAGCTTGCAGTCCTGCAACATCAGATGATTTCAACTCTACTTAATGTCTAGCTTCATGTTGTCTGATGTGTTATGGAGCTAAATCATATGCTATCTACACCCAAATGATTCTTTGCAGATGTTCAAACTAGAAGATGTAGCAATGGGCATATGGGTCAATGATCTGAAGAAGGATGGATTACCAGTAAAATATGAAACAGACACAAGAATTAACACTGACGGTTGCAATGATGGGTACATTGTTGCTCACTACCAAGAACCAAGAGATATGCTATGCCTGTGGGAGAAGCTCCTAAGGACGCATCAAGCACAGTGCTGCAATACTGACTAACGGAGAAGGAATTCTGATTATTTGATATAGTCAGGTTTACTTATCAGGCCACTCACTAACTTTTTTATGACGG
Coding sequences within it:
- the LOC112897464 gene encoding beta-1,3-galactosyltransferase GALT1-like isoform X1, whose translation is MWMTNKLAITVSIAAFSLVIVRYWIVSSPPSGISRYQILDANPLEWFNRPVEAKETIPGVAAAAAAADASTSNSSDFGSSSPEVFQWLDTWNQMKQLSNITNGLPHASEAINDGRTAWENLTTSAHNARYQHREKERLCPYSIHRMDASKSETDSFTIDVPCGLIVGSSMTLIGTPGVLSGNFWIDLVGTALPGESEKPTVLQYNVRLNGDKITKDPVIVQNTFTANNGWGVEDRCPSTNSNNATEVDDLERCNAMVGREGRDIMNSKHHTAAKKHGEPSTYFPFKQGYLAIATLRVGSEGIHMTVDGKHITSFAYRAGLEPWFVTEVRISGDFKLVSAIASGLPTSEDLENSNIEMLKSSPIPAGKDVDLLIGIFSTANNFKRRMVIRRTWMQYDAVRQGAVAVRFFVGLHTNLMVNEELWNEARTYGDIQVLPFVDYYSLITWKTLAICIYGVNTIITKLHFPIPCFSCFIVLNCVLCDQTSTVSAKYVMKTDDDAFVRVDEIRSTIKQLNVSNGLLYGRINSDSSPHRNPESKWYISQEEWPEEKYPPWAHGPGYVVSQDIAREINSWYKASQLKMFKLEDVAMGIWVNDLKKDGLPVKYETDTRINTDGCNDGYIVAHYQEPRDMLCLWEKLLRTHQAQCCNTD
- the LOC112897464 gene encoding beta-1,3-galactosyltransferase GALT1-like isoform X2, whose amino-acid sequence is MWMTNKLAITVSIAAFSLVIVRYWIVSSPPSGISRYQILDANPLEWFNRPVEAKETIPGVAAAAAAADASTSNSSDFGSSSPEVFQWLDTWNQMKQLSNITNGLPHASEAINDGRTAWENLTTSAHNARYQHREKERLCPYSIHRMDASKSETDSFTIDVPCGLIVGSSMTLIGTPGVLSGNFWIDLVGTALPGESEKPTVLQYNVRLNGDKITKDPVIVQNTFTANNGWGVEDRCPSTNSNNATEVDDLERCNAMVGREGRDIMNSKHHTAAKKHGEPSTYFPFKQGYLAIATLRVGSEGIHMTVDGKHITSFAYRAGLEPWFVTEVRISGDFKLVSAIASGLPTSEDLENSNIEMLKSSPIPAGKDVDLLIGIFSTANNFKRRMVIRRTWMQYDAVRQGAVAVRFFVGLHTNLMVNEELWNEARTYGDIQVLPFVDYYSLITWKTLAICIYGTSTVSAKYVMKTDDDAFVRVDEIRSTIKQLNVSNGLLYGRINSDSSPHRNPESKWYISQEEWPEEKYPPWAHGPGYVVSQDIAREINSWYKASQLKMFKLEDVAMGIWVNDLKKDGLPVKYETDTRINTDGCNDGYIVAHYQEPRDMLCLWEKLLRTHQAQCCNTD